In Dryobates pubescens isolate bDryPub1 chromosome 26, bDryPub1.pri, whole genome shotgun sequence, a single window of DNA contains:
- the PPP1R3D gene encoding protein phosphatase 1 regulatory subunit 3D, giving the protein MEVRGPQRNPRYFSDLYQNMLWAEGQGRRQKPPAVPTSSSMTLWGSTPAKGGPQQDKQVNSSSSSCDPALRPIIRRRARSLPTSPERRKRAEVQCQVPGCLSRMNRVRFADALGLELTEVKVFQSGEDPSIPLHVLSRLSINSDLWYSGSDLEFTMQCLVPDFQQPADSVDFSSRLQEQQVCLERVTSSDLGISGSIHVHNIAFEKMVSVRYTFNQWKSFCELCAQWHSSIPEKNGQNRVDVFTFFLHVPPFLLQLCSVVQFAVRYQVNGQEYWDNNRGKNYSLTCWSHPLKMPRECEGSWIHFI; this is encoded by the coding sequence ATGGAGGTTCGTGGCCCTCAGAGGAATCCCAGGTACTTCTCTGACCTGTATCAGAACATGCTATGGGCTGAAGGGCAAGGGCGGCGGCAGAAGCCGCCAGCAGTCCCTACAAGCAGCAGCATGACTCTTTGGGGCAGTACCCCGGCCAAGGGCGGCCCCCAGCAGGATAAGCAGGTAAACAGCAGTTCCTCCAGCTGTGATCCAGCGTTACGGCCCATCATACGCCGCCGAGCCCGATCTTTGCCTACATCGCCTGAAAGAAGGAAGCGAGCAGAAGTTCAGTGTCAAGTTCCTGGATGCTTGAGTCGTATGAACCGGGTGAGATTTGCTGATGCTTTGGGCTTGGAGCTCACTGAAGTGAAAGTCTTCCAGAGTGGGGAGGATCCATCGATCCCCTTGCATGTCCTTTCCAGGCTCTCCATAAACTCAGACCTCTGGTACAGCGGCTCGGACTTAGAGTTTACTATGCAGTGCTTGGTCCCTGacttccagcagcctgcagactcTGTGGATTTCTCCTCCCGACTTCAGGAGCAGCAGGTGTGTCTTGAACGAGTGACCAGCTCAGATCTGGGCATCAGTGGCAGCATTCATGTTCACAATATTGCTTTTGAGAAGATGGTGTCTGTGCGATACACCTTCAACCAGTGGAAAAGCTTCTGTGAACTCTGTGCACAGTGGCACAGTAGCATTCCTGAGAAAAACGGGCAGAATCGGGTTGATGTTTTCACGTTCTTTCTCCAtgtgcctcctttcctcctccagctgtgctctgtagTCCAGTTTGCAGTAAGGTACCAAGTCAATGGCCAGGAGTACTGGGACAACAACAGAGGCAAAAACTACAGTCTTACCTGCTGGAGTCACCCCCTTAAGATGCCTAGAGAATGTGAGGGGAGCTGGATCCACTTCATCTGA
- the FAM217B gene encoding protein FAM217B isoform X1: MGPGIQEYPLLLHRETQRKESQINENHKGMVNNGKSHLSTKGLNKPIAHVKASPGRLDKNVSSATEKISHDTQDGNQPSVLKKGRNQVDGSTQSKRITSVGTSLHRAQGPKKSLPERKQNDSCLRRIPPSVKGSTQGSLCKVKDVPVQHFYGSRKEQLERNHEDYVGEAVPCSSKWQEASVNQMFLDFESVQIIKEDAEDDSASDLSDSERIPIPPSPCTPPELILRAEEIDPVCLEHVSGTGFKGSAYYYPDFLPPPFNSWDLKQLAIFVNVEGKMEFRPKPTGFLEKFINRLLHLEWLQMQTIENEKGRAAKARPQTAPSSIRTLKSPGKGKALLSPLPNKQTIPEESATKLSKSYSGHRGDPYGEGSRQLYSHPGHLKLSERVGCAVSSQRQSAEVRSELKKKPIAKQQLLSLQPSEKSSKIQSVGNIRPPKQSPVFSGSAAPIKGLKTYTGTIPKKNGSANNYVPSKKPAVDRKINGTKQTSCKFK, from the exons ATGGGACCAGGCATTCAAGAATACCCCTTATTACTGCACAGAGagacacaaagaaaggaaagccaAATCAATGAAAACCACAAAGGAATGGTAAA TAATGGAAAAAGCCATCTGAGCACCAAAGGACTAAATAAACCAATTGCTCATGTGAAAGCTTCTCCTGGAAGACTAGACAAGAATGTATCAAGTGCCACTGAAAAG ATTTCCCATGACACCCAAGATGGTAACCAGCCAAGTGTTCTTAAGAAGGGAAGAAACCAGGTGGATGGCAGTACTCAATCAAAAAG AATCACGAGTGTTGGCACATCACTGCACAGAGCCCAAGGACCAAAGAAGAGTCTcccagaaagaaagcaaaatgacTCTTGTCTGCGCAGGATCCCTCCTAGTGTAAAGGGCAGCACACAAGGTAGCCTCTGTAAGGTTAAAGATGTTCCAGTGCAACATTTTTATGGCAGCAGGAAAGAGCAGTTGGAAAGGAATCATGAAGACTATGTTGGTGAAGCTGTTCCATGCTCTTCTAAATGGCAAGAGGCATCTGTAAATCAAATGTTTCTTGATTTTGAATCAGTACAAATTATTAAAGAAGATGCTGAAGATGACAGCGCCAGCGATCTGTCTGATTCAGAGAGGATTCCCATTCCCCCATCTCCCTGCACACCACCAGAGCTCATTCTCAGAGCTGAAGAAATTGATCCAGTTTGTTTGGAACATGTTTCTGGGACGGGTTTTAAAGGATCAGCGTACTACTACCCAGACTTCCTCCCACCCCCTTTCAACTCATGGGACTTGAAGCAACTGGCCATCTTCGTGAACGTGGAGGGAAAAATGGAATTCCGGCCAAAGCCAACAGGATTTCTTGAGAAATTCATCAATCGCCTTCTGCATCTGGAATGGCTGCAGATGCAGACTATAGAGAATGAGAAAGGAAGGGCAGCCAAAGCCAGGCCACagactgctcccagctccatccGTACCCTAAAGAGCCCTGGCAAAGGCAAAGCATTACTCAGCCCTTTGCCTAACAAGCAAACAATTCCTGAAGAAAGTGCTACAAAGCTGTCTAAAAGTTATTCAGGTCACAGGGGAGATCCCTATGGTGAAGGAAGTCGACAGTTATATTCTCATCCAGGTCACTTGAAACTTTCTGAGAGAGTTGGATGTGCAGTGTCTTCTCAAAGACAATCTGCTGAAGTAAGGagtgaactgaaaaaaaagccTATTGCAAAGCAACAGCTTCTCagtctgcagccctctgagaaGAGTTCTAAAATTCAAAGTGTTGGTAATATCAGACCCCCTAAGCAAAGCCCAGTGTTTTCTGGTTCAGCTGCTCCCATCAAAGGTTTAAAAACATACACGGGTACAATTCCAAAGAAAAATGGCAGTGCCAACAATTATGTTCCCTCTAAAAAGCCAGCAGTGGACAGGAAGATAAATGGCACAAAGCAAACATCATGCAAATTTAAATGA
- the FAM217B gene encoding protein FAM217B isoform X2 produces MKTTKECNGKSHLSTKGLNKPIAHVKASPGRLDKNVSSATEKISHDTQDGNQPSVLKKGRNQVDGSTQSKRITSVGTSLHRAQGPKKSLPERKQNDSCLRRIPPSVKGSTQGSLCKVKDVPVQHFYGSRKEQLERNHEDYVGEAVPCSSKWQEASVNQMFLDFESVQIIKEDAEDDSASDLSDSERIPIPPSPCTPPELILRAEEIDPVCLEHVSGTGFKGSAYYYPDFLPPPFNSWDLKQLAIFVNVEGKMEFRPKPTGFLEKFINRLLHLEWLQMQTIENEKGRAAKARPQTAPSSIRTLKSPGKGKALLSPLPNKQTIPEESATKLSKSYSGHRGDPYGEGSRQLYSHPGHLKLSERVGCAVSSQRQSAEVRSELKKKPIAKQQLLSLQPSEKSSKIQSVGNIRPPKQSPVFSGSAAPIKGLKTYTGTIPKKNGSANNYVPSKKPAVDRKINGTKQTSCKFK; encoded by the exons ATGAAAACCACAAAGGAATG TAATGGAAAAAGCCATCTGAGCACCAAAGGACTAAATAAACCAATTGCTCATGTGAAAGCTTCTCCTGGAAGACTAGACAAGAATGTATCAAGTGCCACTGAAAAG ATTTCCCATGACACCCAAGATGGTAACCAGCCAAGTGTTCTTAAGAAGGGAAGAAACCAGGTGGATGGCAGTACTCAATCAAAAAG AATCACGAGTGTTGGCACATCACTGCACAGAGCCCAAGGACCAAAGAAGAGTCTcccagaaagaaagcaaaatgacTCTTGTCTGCGCAGGATCCCTCCTAGTGTAAAGGGCAGCACACAAGGTAGCCTCTGTAAGGTTAAAGATGTTCCAGTGCAACATTTTTATGGCAGCAGGAAAGAGCAGTTGGAAAGGAATCATGAAGACTATGTTGGTGAAGCTGTTCCATGCTCTTCTAAATGGCAAGAGGCATCTGTAAATCAAATGTTTCTTGATTTTGAATCAGTACAAATTATTAAAGAAGATGCTGAAGATGACAGCGCCAGCGATCTGTCTGATTCAGAGAGGATTCCCATTCCCCCATCTCCCTGCACACCACCAGAGCTCATTCTCAGAGCTGAAGAAATTGATCCAGTTTGTTTGGAACATGTTTCTGGGACGGGTTTTAAAGGATCAGCGTACTACTACCCAGACTTCCTCCCACCCCCTTTCAACTCATGGGACTTGAAGCAACTGGCCATCTTCGTGAACGTGGAGGGAAAAATGGAATTCCGGCCAAAGCCAACAGGATTTCTTGAGAAATTCATCAATCGCCTTCTGCATCTGGAATGGCTGCAGATGCAGACTATAGAGAATGAGAAAGGAAGGGCAGCCAAAGCCAGGCCACagactgctcccagctccatccGTACCCTAAAGAGCCCTGGCAAAGGCAAAGCATTACTCAGCCCTTTGCCTAACAAGCAAACAATTCCTGAAGAAAGTGCTACAAAGCTGTCTAAAAGTTATTCAGGTCACAGGGGAGATCCCTATGGTGAAGGAAGTCGACAGTTATATTCTCATCCAGGTCACTTGAAACTTTCTGAGAGAGTTGGATGTGCAGTGTCTTCTCAAAGACAATCTGCTGAAGTAAGGagtgaactgaaaaaaaagccTATTGCAAAGCAACAGCTTCTCagtctgcagccctctgagaaGAGTTCTAAAATTCAAAGTGTTGGTAATATCAGACCCCCTAAGCAAAGCCCAGTGTTTTCTGGTTCAGCTGCTCCCATCAAAGGTTTAAAAACATACACGGGTACAATTCCAAAGAAAAATGGCAGTGCCAACAATTATGTTCCCTCTAAAAAGCCAGCAGTGGACAGGAAGATAAATGGCACAAAGCAAACATCATGCAAATTTAAATGA